One Maribacter sp. HTCC2170 genomic window, ATGGGTAAAGGTTTTTTTCAGGTACCAACTGCTATCAATGAGCCTATCAAAAGTTATGCTCCAGACAGTCCGGAAAGAAAGGAAGTATTAGAGCAATACAAAACATATTTTAATGGAAAAGTAGATATTCCTTTTTATATTGGAAGTGAGGCAATAAAGACAGGAAATACAAAGCCAATGTCTCCTCCACACGACCATAAACATATTGTCGGTCAATATCATTTGGCTGAAAAAGAACATGTTTCAAAGGCTATTAAAAATGCACTTGACTCCAGGGATGCCTGGGCAAATTTATCATGGGAACAAAGAGCCGCAATTTTCTTAAAAGCGGCGGAATTGATTGCTGGACCCTATAGGGCAAAAATCAATGCTGCAACGATGATTGCCCAATCAAAAACAATACATCAAGCTGAAATAGATGCAGCTTGTGAATTCATAGATTTTCTACGTTTTAATGTGGAATACATGTCGCAGATTTATGAAGAACAACCCGATTCTGCTGAAGGAATTTGGAACCGTGTTGAATACAGGCCATTGGAAGGTTTTGTATATGCAATTACACCTTTCAACTTTACGGCAATTGCAGGTAACTTACCGGCCAGTGCAGCAATGATGGGTAATGTTGTAGTTTGGAAACCTAGTGATAGTCAAATATTCTCCGCGAAAGTAATTATAGATGTTTTTAAGGAAGCTGGTCTCCCAGATGGAGTTATCAACGTTGTTTATGGAGACCCCGTAATGATTACCAAAACCGTTTTGGACAGCCCTGATTTTTCTGGCATTCACTTTACAGGGTCAACCCACGTTTTCAAAGAGTTATGGAAACAGATTGGCACCAACATTCATAATTACAAGACCTATCCTAGGATAGTTGGGGAAACAGGCGGAAAAGATTTTATTCTTGCACACCCAACCGCAATCACACAGCAAGTCGCTACCGCGATTGAGAGAGGTGCTTTTGAATTTCAAGGGCAAAAATGCAGTGCAGCATCAAGGGTATATTTACCAAAGTCAAATGCAAAAGAAATTTTGGACTTAGTTAAAAAAGATGTTGCTACATTTAACAAACCTGGCTCTCCAGAAGACATGAGCAACTTTATTACAGCGGTAATACACGAAGGATCATTTGATAAGCTCACAAAGTATATAGACCAAGCCAAAAATGACAAAAATGCCGAAATCGTTGTTGGTGGTAATTATGACAAATCAA contains:
- the pruA gene encoding L-glutamate gamma-semialdehyde dehydrogenase, translating into MGKGFFQVPTAINEPIKSYAPDSPERKEVLEQYKTYFNGKVDIPFYIGSEAIKTGNTKPMSPPHDHKHIVGQYHLAEKEHVSKAIKNALDSRDAWANLSWEQRAAIFLKAAELIAGPYRAKINAATMIAQSKTIHQAEIDAACEFIDFLRFNVEYMSQIYEEQPDSAEGIWNRVEYRPLEGFVYAITPFNFTAIAGNLPASAAMMGNVVVWKPSDSQIFSAKVIIDVFKEAGLPDGVINVVYGDPVMITKTVLDSPDFSGIHFTGSTHVFKELWKQIGTNIHNYKTYPRIVGETGGKDFILAHPTAITQQVATAIERGAFEFQGQKCSAASRVYLPKSNAKEILDLVKKDVATFNKPGSPEDMSNFITAVIHEGSFDKLTKYIDQAKNDKNAEIVVGGNYDKSKGYFVEPTVILTTDPNYTTMETELFGPVVTVYVYDDKDWSDTLKLIDSTSEYALTGAVLSTDRYAIEEATKALQNCAGNFYINDKPTGAVVGQQPFGGARASGTNDKAGSAQNLLRWVSPRLIKETFVTPVDYKYPFLG